In Modestobacter marinus, the genomic stretch GGCGGTGTGGAGGCCGTCCTGGTTGATCAGGGCGACGGTGGAGCCGAGGCCGTCGTCGGCGTAGTAGTGGACCTGCCCGCTGATCGCCCGGATGGCGATGGGTGTGCCGTTGGGGTCGTGGGCGATGTAGTTCTGACCGTCGCCACCGGCTTCGTAGGCTTCGATCAGCGGCAGCCCGTTGGCGTCGTTGCGTCCGTAGCCTGGCCTCCCCGCAGCTGAGCAGGCTCCCCGGCCCGTCCTGGTTCAGAGTGGTCGCCCCGGTTCCGGACCAGATCGACGAGCACTGGCCACCGGTACAGATGCAGCCGGTCCCGGCGGGCGTTCTACCGTCCCTGCGTGGGCGCAGAGCGGGCCGAGGGCGACGCGCGAGCCATCCCCAAATCACCCATGCTGGGGACGGCCGGCTCAGTGCTCTCGTGTCGGCCAGCCGCACCGTCCGATCTCGATGTACAGTTGTTACAGTTACGACCTGGGAGGCAGAGATGGTGCGACACGCTCCGGACCGGACGGCTGCGTTGGGTTTTGTCTCGCGCGACTTCTCGACCGGCCTGTCCGCGGCACCGACCGTCTCGCTGACGGTCGGGACCGAGCGCGCCGACCTCAACGACCGCGGCCGGTCGATCGTCGCAGCGCTGTTTGATGCCGAACCGGACACGCTGGCCCGGGTCGAGGATCTGCTCAATCGCCGCAAGCCGGTCGAGATGGTCAGCCCGGAGGAGGCCGCGGTCATCCTCGGTGTCTCCCGCCCCACCGTCGTGCGGTGGGCGTCTGCTGGTGAACTCACCGACCACCCAGTCGGATCCCACCACCGCTACCCACGCGCCGAGGTCGAGCGGCTGCGGGAGGCACGCGCTGCCGCGGCGGCCGCCAACCGCGAAGCGGCGCAGGCTGCCCGCGCGCGGGCCGAGGAGGCCGGGGACCTGGATGTGGCGCCGACTCCCGAGGAGCTGATCGCCGCCGGTGCGGCGTTCCGAGCCGGGGACAAGGCAGCCGCTGAGGTCGTGTTTGCCCGGGCACGGCGTGCCGAGGCACACCGCTCAGCAGCAGCCGCCGGCACCCCTGCCGGGTCGTGACCGCAGGAGCTGCGGCCTGGCCCAATCCGCTTGAGGACGAGTACGAGCTCCGGGTGACCGCCCGGGCCCGGGAAGACCTGCGCGTCTCGGGCTTCCCGGCCCGGGACCTGGCGGACATGGCGCACGCCAGTCCCTGGGGCAGCCTGATCGACAAGTTCACCTCTCAGCGCGCCCTTTGGACCCTGCCGGCACCGAGGAACCCCTGAAGGCTGTCCACCGGCCGGACATCTTCAAGCTCGACGGCC encodes the following:
- a CDS encoding helix-turn-helix domain-containing protein, coding for MSASRTVRSRCTVVTVTTWEAEMVRHAPDRTAALGFVSRDFSTGLSAAPTVSLTVGTERADLNDRGRSIVAALFDAEPDTLARVEDLLNRRKPVEMVSPEEAAVILGVSRPTVVRWASAGELTDHPVGSHHRYPRAEVERLREARAAAAAANREAAQAARARAEEAGDLDVAPTPEELIAAGAAFRAGDKAAAEVVFARARRAEAHRSAAAAGTPAGS